The following are from one region of the Pseudodesulfovibrio piezophilus C1TLV30 genome:
- the tmk gene encoding dTMP kinase, with product MFITFEGIEGTGKTTQIAKVEKYLTSLGKDVLLTLEPGGSRVGQELRKMLLHVENQDITPQTELFLYLADRAQHVSQIIRPNLAAGKVVLCDRFADSTIVYQGFGRGLDTKVLQQLNDVAVDGLWPDLTILLDIDPEVGLQRANSRNLEENKTNEEGRFEAEHISFHKRIREGYLTWAALNRDRVKVADASASPEKVFEQIKDMLDAEVSS from the coding sequence ATGTTTATTACCTTTGAAGGTATAGAGGGGACGGGTAAAACGACGCAGATAGCTAAGGTTGAGAAGTACCTTACCTCTCTCGGAAAAGATGTCCTTCTTACCCTTGAGCCTGGCGGCAGTCGTGTTGGGCAAGAGCTACGAAAAATGCTCCTTCATGTGGAGAATCAGGACATAACACCGCAGACAGAACTCTTTCTTTATCTGGCAGATAGAGCACAACACGTGTCTCAAATTATACGCCCCAACTTGGCAGCCGGTAAAGTTGTTCTCTGTGATCGATTCGCAGATTCCACGATAGTTTATCAAGGTTTTGGAAGAGGACTGGATACAAAGGTTCTACAACAACTCAATGATGTTGCTGTTGACGGGCTCTGGCCAGATCTCACTATTCTTCTCGATATTGATCCAGAAGTAGGCCTCCAACGTGCCAACTCTAGAAATCTTGAAGAAAACAAAACCAATGAAGAAGGACGCTTTGAAGCTGAACATATATCCTTCCACAAAAGAATCCGCGAAGGGTATCTCACTTGGGCAGCATTAAATCGAGATAGGGTGAAGGTTGCAGATGCTTCTGCTTCTCCAGAGAAAGTCTTTGAGCAGATCAAGGATATGCTAGACGCCGAGGTAAGTAGCTAA
- a CDS encoding transporter substrate-binding domain-containing protein, producing the protein MKHLRSMFLVSVFCLAISLLGCDQAPEKDGKGDSNLASSQQTSQLETILQRGTIKVGFDTFKPWAMKDKAGNYIGFEIEVAQKIAEDMGVKVELVPTKWSGIIPALLTGKFDIIIGGMSITPQRNLKVNFTIPYEFSGMSLIASKTRAGNRSTLEDFDNPETVIAVRLGTTAAEAAKNFLPNAKKLFFDEESQTVQELLNKRVDALVASNPLPVNLAKEYPDQLYLPLGKDFTREPISFAIRKGDLDYLNWLDNWVRVNMSKGWLQNRYQHWFFTHDWEDQLQ; encoded by the coding sequence ATGAAACACTTACGCTCAATGTTTCTCGTCTCCGTTTTTTGTTTGGCTATCTCGCTTTTGGGGTGTGACCAAGCTCCCGAGAAGGACGGTAAAGGCGACTCCAATCTTGCTTCTTCCCAACAGACAAGCCAACTTGAAACTATCCTCCAGAGAGGAACCATAAAAGTTGGCTTTGATACGTTTAAACCTTGGGCTATGAAAGATAAGGCGGGAAATTATATTGGTTTCGAGATCGAAGTAGCCCAAAAAATAGCCGAAGATATGGGGGTAAAAGTTGAACTGGTCCCCACAAAGTGGTCTGGTATCATTCCTGCCCTTCTAACAGGGAAATTCGATATCATTATCGGTGGGATGTCAATCACACCACAACGAAATCTCAAGGTTAACTTTACAATACCTTACGAATTTTCTGGAATGTCTCTTATCGCAAGTAAAACCCGAGCAGGAAATCGTTCAACATTGGAAGACTTCGACAACCCTGAAACTGTTATCGCAGTTCGCCTTGGTACAACTGCAGCCGAGGCAGCGAAAAATTTTCTTCCGAATGCCAAAAAACTCTTTTTCGACGAAGAATCTCAAACAGTACAGGAACTCCTGAACAAACGAGTTGATGCTTTAGTTGCCTCTAATCCTCTGCCCGTCAATCTGGCGAAAGAGTATCCCGATCAACTCTACCTTCCTCTTGGTAAGGATTTCACTAGAGAGCCAATCTCGTTTGCGATTCGTAAGGGAGACTTAGATTATCTGAACTGGCTTGATAACTGGGTTCGTGTGAATATGAGCAAAGGATGGTTGCAGAATCGTTACCAGCATTGGTTTTTTACACATGATTGGGAAGATCAATTGCAATAA
- a CDS encoding amino acid ABC transporter permease, translating to MKGLAVTMEITAISMFFMLVIGLITALLRMTGARIGCGLARIYMELIRNSPLLIQIFFIYFVIAPILNMSGFWAAVIALSLFEGAYASEIFRAGITSINQGQWEAAKSLGMNAYPMYRYIILPQAIRRIIPPLTSQAVSLIKDSALVSTVAILDLTQQGRIIDAETFLTFEIWFTVAAIYLCITLTLSTLVRILEQRTQNMDSTI from the coding sequence ATGAAGGGATTGGCAGTGACTATGGAAATTACCGCTATTTCCATGTTCTTTATGCTCGTGATAGGCTTGATAACAGCGCTCTTGCGAATGACAGGGGCGCGGATAGGATGTGGACTTGCGCGTATTTATATGGAGTTGATTCGCAATTCCCCTTTGCTTATCCAAATATTCTTCATTTATTTTGTCATAGCCCCAATTCTGAATATGTCCGGATTCTGGGCCGCAGTCATTGCTTTGAGCCTCTTTGAGGGGGCGTATGCGTCCGAAATCTTCAGAGCGGGCATAACTTCCATCAATCAAGGCCAATGGGAAGCTGCCAAAAGTCTTGGTATGAATGCCTATCCAATGTATAGATATATCATCCTTCCACAAGCTATTCGACGTATTATCCCTCCACTGACGAGTCAGGCTGTTTCTTTGATTAAGGATTCTGCCCTTGTCTCCACCGTGGCTATTTTGGATTTGACCCAACAGGGACGAATTATCGATGCAGAGACATTTCTCACTTTTGAAATATGGTTTACGGTCGCTGCTATTTACTTGTGTATCACGCTCACACTTTCTACACTGGTACGCATACTTGAGCAGAGGACACAAAATATGGATTCTACAATCTGA
- a CDS encoding amino acid ABC transporter permease — translation MFFKKKYLSFSLLDIVLLTMLAGGLGFVFFKAFTGLNYHWKWEVIPQYLIRYDPSHKVWAAGLLTQGLLTTLRLSIWASLFSLGIGIIIGLFRVSPSLFKRQVATTYVGLIRNTPPLVLIFIFYFFVADQIMTALHMDDFIYSLSAEAKTVMSIFFGPTNRFPQFLAAVLTLTLFEGAYITEIVRAGIESIEPGQWEASTALGMRRWQALVYVILPQGLQRMLPALAGQFISVIKDSAIVSVISIEELTFQAQQIMTTTYRSFEVWTTVMVMYFILTFFCSLAVRKLELTLRRS, via the coding sequence GTGTTCTTTAAAAAAAAATACTTATCCTTTTCCCTGCTTGACATCGTCTTACTGACGATGTTGGCAGGGGGACTTGGTTTTGTCTTTTTTAAGGCATTTACAGGTCTCAATTATCACTGGAAGTGGGAGGTTATCCCGCAATATCTGATCCGGTATGACCCTTCACACAAAGTATGGGCAGCCGGATTACTCACACAAGGACTTCTGACAACCCTACGCCTCAGTATTTGGGCCTCCTTGTTTTCATTGGGCATAGGTATCATTATAGGACTTTTTCGTGTAAGCCCTTCTCTTTTCAAGCGTCAGGTCGCAACGACTTATGTTGGTCTCATCCGCAATACTCCACCATTGGTTCTGATTTTTATTTTTTATTTTTTTGTTGCAGATCAGATTATGACAGCACTACATATGGATGACTTTATTTACAGTCTCTCCGCAGAAGCCAAAACAGTCATGTCCATCTTCTTCGGCCCCACCAATCGATTCCCTCAATTTCTAGCCGCAGTTTTAACACTAACTCTGTTTGAAGGTGCCTATATAACGGAAATTGTTCGTGCCGGGATTGAATCTATTGAGCCTGGTCAATGGGAGGCCTCCACTGCGCTCGGAATGCGTCGCTGGCAAGCCCTTGTTTATGTTATACTGCCACAAGGGTTACAACGAATGTTGCCAGCGCTGGCTGGACAGTTTATATCTGTTATAAAGGATTCAGCTATTGTGTCAGTCATCTCAATTGAAGAGTTGACCTTCCAAGCTCAGCAAATAATGACAACGACCTACCGAAGTTTTGAAGTTTGGACTACGGTTATGGTCATGTATTTTATCCTGACTTTTTTTTGTTCATTGGCTGTCAGGAAACTCGAACTGACCTTACGAAGGAGTTAG